A genome region from Anomalospiza imberbis isolate Cuckoo-Finch-1a 21T00152 unplaced genomic scaffold, ASM3175350v1 scaffold_78, whole genome shotgun sequence includes the following:
- the LOC137467763 gene encoding LOW QUALITY PROTEIN: class II histocompatibility antigen, B-L beta chain-like (The sequence of the model RefSeq protein was modified relative to this genomic sequence to represent the inferred CDS: inserted 2 bases in 1 codon) produces the protein MGRVAAAGAVLVALVVLGAPPAAGAELSGVFQYVGKSECHFMNVTEKVKYLSRFIYNREQYAMFDCDVGHFLGFTPYGETAARYWNSDPDVMEQKRAAADWLCRYNHEYLSPFLTERRVPPHVPISLVPSSSQPGXCSVMDFYPAHTQLRWFQGQQELSVVATDMAPNKDWTYQLLVLLETSPWLRLTCSCQVEHVTLEHPLSRHWEMPLDAARSKMLSGIGGSELGFVFLALGLSF, from the exons atggggcgagtggcggcagctggggccgtactggtggcactggtggtgctgggagcccccccggctgcgggcgcggagctct caggggtgtTCCAGTACGTGGGAAAGTCCGAGTGTCACTTCATGAACGTCACGGAAAAGGTGAAGTACCTGAGCAGGTTCATCTACAATCGGGAGCAGTACGCGATGTTCGACTGCGACGTGGGGCACTTTTTGGGGTTCACCCCCTATggggagacagcagccaggtatTGGAACAGCGACCCAGACGTTATGGAGCAAAAAAGGGCTGCGGCGGACTGGCTGTGCCGGTACAACCACGAGTATCTCAGCCCGTTCCTCACGGAGCGCCGAG tgccgcccca CGTGCCCATCTCGCTGGTGCCCTCGAGCTcccagccggg ctgctccgtgatggatttctaccctgcccacacccagctgaggtggttccagggccagcaggagctctctgtggtGGCCACCGACATGGCTCCCAACAAGGACTGGACctaccagctcctggtgctgctggaaacaTCCCCCTGGCTCAggctcacctgcagctgccaggtggAGCACGTCACCCTGGAGCACCCCCTGAGCCGGCACTGGG AGATGCCACTGGATGCTGCCCGCAGCAAGATGCTGTCAGGGATCGGGGGCTCCGAGTTGGGCTTCGTCTTCCTGGCGCTGGGGCTCAGCTTCTAG